The Malus domestica chromosome 17, GDT2T_hap1 genome contains the following window.
tttctgcagattcacggtggatatTGTGGTGAGGTCTCACAGTGGTGatttgaaaaaatgaaagagaaccgacatagcttttcgtgtcgtttcctaCCGACCGTGAATCATGCAAAcgcccaagaacacaaagatgtatcgtggttcaccccaatgtttaggctacgtccacactgatgtttattgtatttctctgtatggatgtatggattacaagtgtgaggggaGTCCCCCAAAGAAatagagagtttgagagagtttcTCTGTTTATGAGCCTGGCTTATGTATGTAAGGATGAGACCTGAGACTTTTTGGATGTGAGGCTATGAATGTTGAGTATGAGACCTccggattgtgagggtgagaaggcccttttatagactaagggctcctccccttttacataaatcatATGCTCAATGTCTGAaagcccaagtaacgaggcccaatataatatggtaccaacaagctTAATTGACGTTATTGCTTCAGGGCATCAATTTTGACGGCCAAAGCTCAACCTTCTTTTCCATGTCaactttgaaattttggttGGAATAAATGATATGTCATTAGTTACTGTTATATGTCTATATGACATTTATtacatctcatttggagatggtcttaaagTTAGGTACTTAataatgaattttaaaattttttgaaaGTATTTTTATAGATTTGTTTTTCGAAAACTTTAAACTTGTTTGGTATCTATTTTTAGTcttcaataataaaaaaaattgaaaactaaatatCAATAATTGAAAACGGgaggaaaattttgaaaacttagGATAGTAgtatttaatttttgtatttttttaatactgaaaattgaaagtagttttcaaaaaagtaaaaataaatacttaaaacaaaatagttatcaaatgacTCTCAAAtctaaaaacaaaatggttatcaaacagtttcgtcggtgactaatctaataaaatttatcatttgacaaaaaagggTGTAATCAATCCATACTTTTTATAGACTTCTTTTGAGCAACTTGATTTTTATTCAATGTTACATATCACTAAATAATATAGAAAATAAATGATTGTGCTTGAGAAGAAAAGATCTAACAGCTGTGGAAATCAAATCTAACAGCTAAAGCACACATTGACTTATATGTAGCATTGAAGCCAAGTAACGGAAAAGGATCTGGCAAGGATCCTTTTTCTAGGGATCTTGTGATCCAGACCGTctatcgtacatcgtacggtcagaaatcattttaaaatttaaaatttaaaattaaatataaatagtacataACGAAAACAGACCGTATGATGTAGGAAAATGATACGGTGAGGATCCCTAGAAAAATGATCCTCACCGGATCCTTTTCCCCAAGTAACATCTTTCCTAGTCTTTGCAGGTTTTCATTGAGTTTTACAACATTATAGACTTGTATATAACTTTCTATACAATTTCCATCCTTGAAAAAAATATTTCTATAGAATTATTCAACTCTACAAAGCATGACACCTCACACAAAAGTCTTTTTTTTCACGCAATAGAAAAGTCTAATATtctattaaattataaaaaaaatcagagtATTTTGTtccgaaaataaaaattagagtATAAAAAGTCATTGGAAAcgttcaatttaaaaaatatatatatatatggattgaATACACTCCCTTAAACGATACCTTGTGGAAGAAGGAATCTAAAATTCTTACTTTTGTTTTGGCTTTTTCGCTAAAATGGTTTATGAGATTgccataactcctcactttcgTCCTTAACAATGAAAATCAATAGAGTGGTTCTTGAGTTTGTCCActgtaaatcattttggtcatttcgtaaAAAATATGTCAATATTCTATCTAAATTGTCACATTAGAGACCACATGATCATCATTtaagggtattttcgtcaaaCCAACCTTTCCGCTCAACAAGAATATTGACAGATTTTTCACAGAAAGACAAAAATAATTTacggtggacaaactcaaagaccacttatattaattttcattGTCAAAGACCAAAGGttaaaaaaacattttattttttccaacaggatcctctccagattcttttggtgaggatcctgGGAATCCGTGAATCGTGTccattcattgtacatcgtgcggtcaatttttgtcaagtactgtttatgtttaattttaaataaaaatatttaaaataatttctgaccacacaatgtacgataaacagacATGATTGATGAATCTCTAGGATTCTCACAGCAAGGATCCGACGAGGATCCGGATTCTTATTTTTTGAACAAGAAGGTATTCTAAACTTTCCTTTTATATGTAATAGAGTCCATATATACAAATTATATATGCTGAACatgatttttttggtcaaatgcAGAATAGCTTCAAAAGTTTGAAATACTTTAGCAgacagaaacaaaaaaaattctttttgaTGTTTTTAAAACGGGAAGAGATCCCATCCGGATCTCTCCCACCAAATCCTAAGAATCCGGAGATTTgaacctttgaaatttgatcaaacggctacaaacagggggctccactaaaaattataaaaattgtagccgttgaatcaaatttcaagggtccggATCTCCGAATCCCTAGGACTTGGGGGGAGAGATCCAGATGGatctcttcccccccccccccccgcctaATAAACCAACTGTTGAGAAAATTACAAGAAAATTATAATATTCTTCTGAAAAACACTTAGATAATTAGGCTGAGATGCATGTATCTCGCTTTCTATAAGAAGATTCAAGTCCACTGCAGTTATATATCTCTTAACTTGTCCCCTCCATAATACAACAATCTCCACAAACCGGTGCAACAATATATCTCTTAACTTGTCCCCTCCAAAATACAACAATCCAACTGAATAGTTGTGTGACTAAAACCTATCtgcacaaaaaaagaaaagtccaAAGCTCCACCACACAAACACCCTTCTTTGGCcaataaataaaaacagaaaagatGGAGAATGAAGAATAATTGTTGCAGAGGAAATTGCTAGTGGGATAATAAAAAAGGTTACAGGAGTTACAAAATATGAAAAGCTACTTCATCTTAATTTCCTAGTAACAACAAATAATGACAATCATCTTAATTTTCCGACAACAACAAATAATgacaattttaattaatttgtttaatattaaaaatgcacTAACACCAACTCAAGGGAATGCTAGTATCTTACTCAAAATCAATTGAAAACAGGTGGAGAAATTCAAGATCTTTTAAGcacttaaagaaaaaaaattctagaTTGGATACTCAAAACAATTCAATTGATATAGTATGTTCCTTTTGTGTTCCCGTTTTTGTTCtgtgattctttcttttctGGTTGATCTTTCTTAAACTTGACATTTGAAGCAAGAACAAGGTCTGATTGTGTAATTACTGGCTGTTCAGAGAATATTATGCTAAAAATTTCAATGATTTTTCTCTAGCACCAAAGTTTCTTCAGAGTGTTTGTTCATTTTTTTATGACAAATGAAACTTTGCAAATCACAGGACGACACATAAATTAaactgagaaaaaaaaagaaacttgtGTAGAAACAAACTTTAGTAGTATGCTACTACATGCGGCTTAAATTTTCTTCAAGATCTTTAGCAAATAGAGAAGCAAAAACCTCCATGTAATGTTTTTTCAAAACCAACCCAACCTCAActccaccatcaccattcttgctCTCTTGAATAGACATCGTCCCTGTCCTGTCTATCGAAACTACCTCATGCTTCGTTGGTCTTCCCCATCCAAAATCAGCTGCATCATAAAACTCAAACCGGGGTGAACCAGCAGCGGGAATTATTCTGTCAGCACTGGGCTGCAGTGTATTGAACATTCTTGATACCCAAGTCTCTGCCCCCTCCAAAAGGGTCTTGTCCAAACTTTTTATCACGTCGCTAATTGCTTTCAAGGCCACAAACATCCCATCTTCTCCCAATAGGTCATTTGTTTCCGCAACTGCTCGATGTCCTGCGATGCAGTTCCCGAAATAAGTTGGCGGTAGAGGAGGGTCTAAGCGTGACCGGCAGTCCACAGGAATGATGAAAAATACTCTCTCTGTTTTGGTCTCCTCAGCCCTGACTAAGCAAACCCATGTATAGGCGCATGTTAGCGAAAATGTCGATAAATGCAATAGTTTTGAATGATCAGCTTGCTCCTTATTCTTTGTCATCATAGTCCTCATCACTGACCGCCTTAAGGTTTCGATTTTCGCGCGTGTGAACTCGAAGGTGCCTCGAATTGAGTCTCCTGGACGTTTAACCTCCAAAGGCAGTAAGCTTCTATTGTTTGGACCACCCAATCTTAACCAGTCGTTTGAGTAGATTTCTTGGAGCCCGGCTGGGTCCTTGATGACCTTTCTATCGTAACTTGGCAAAGGTGGTggtcctcctccttctcctcctccatgTTTGCATAGGTGaccccaaaatttgaaaaacaagagTGCGGATAAGCCATCGAGGACGGCATGGTGCATAGCTGATCCAATCGAAAAACCGCCATTGGAAAAGACGGTTATTTGCAATGACAGCACCGCAGCTTTTTCATGAGACATTGCCAGTTGGGGTACAAGAGGATGATACTCTTTGGCTTCAATGTCAAAGTTGTTGCTTGAAGTTAGACGGTGGAAATCAGCATCAGACTCGGCGATTGTTAGCATAATTGCGTTGCCTTTGAGATAACTGAGAAGGGGTTCGGGGGAGTCTAGAGGCCAGGTGAGGTTTCCTGCTAGAGGTACAAAATGTTGGAGGGTGGCGGAAAGCGAGGTTTTGAGCTTTGGAAGTATGGAATCGAAGAAGTGTGATGCGTCGAATGAAGGCATTTCGTAGAAGAAAAGGCTTTGAGAGGGTGGAAACCTTAGCCAACGGAGGTCAAAGAAGGTGAGAGGAAGAGACAGATCCTCCGGGTGGGCAGAGTCTGGCCGCGAACTTGGTTTCGGAGCTACACTGCAAGCCTCAACTACTCTGACCGAGCCTGGTTTTGCCATTGGAGATGAAAAAGAAGCTTAATTTTGTGTGCAGTTTAAGTGAGGACATAATGGCTATAAATATACACTTAACACATTGTCTTGTCGGGGAAGGAATCTCAAATTCTTATTATTAATTAgcaactaacaaaattataaTTTGGAGAAAATAGAGGTTGTAGTGGAcctcttttttctttaaaagGAGAACAATTTGTGGCAAGTTACGATTATCTACTCTTTCCGGACCGAGAGAGGCTATAGAAAATTTCACCTTCAAATATGATATATATTGGAGGTCATtgtataattatataatatacttGAAGAATCTTAGAGAAACAACAATCAACAATATTTTAGTATAGACaattttaatgttatttaacaCACATGTTGCCCCTAAATGGAGTGGTTGCTGCCCCTTAATGGAGTGGTTGCTGCCGGAAATATTTTTCTATGACTTAGCACATGAGGAATAAGTGACTAAACCTATATGCTAATTAGTAATTGCATTGAtcaaataagtgaaaaataaatGATGACATCAATACCAACCCCTTCATCAGCAAGGAAACGTGATAGACTTggatagaaaaaaaattaaatttttcacaCCCCCTTAATTTTCTCTTCAAAACCGGGACAAACGACTTAATAGGCTGGAGATTCATGGTGGAAGGCTAGAGGCTTCACAAGTTCGGTTATCCGCCTTTGGATTTCAATTGTCTTGCATCATAGTGCAACGAGGAATCTGCAAGCAATACATCATATAttattagaaaacaaaaaaaaaaaaaaaaaaaccaagaacaaACGAACATGTTTGACAATAAAATACAAGGCCTTAAAAAAAAAGACGAGATTAATAGAATCATGGACTTCAAACGAGAGAAGTATGAAAAATCTCTTGTAGTATCCATGTCGTTCTCTTAACTTTTTCTTTCTCTGAAACTTAAGATTAAGAGCACTATCGTGCTAATAACATGTTGGGATTAAAGTGTAAGAAATATGGGAACAAGAGAGACAAGAGATTTGGAGGCGAAAAGTAGAGTGTCTTCCATTATCATTAGCTCTCTTTATATAGGTCATCAAATACATGAGTGACCACCCAAAGGTTTCTATAGTAACCCAAAAGTCTTTCTATATTAATATGATGTTTTACTCTCCTCATTGAATCTAACATGAATTAATATAGACATGAGAgatttaaattcattcaaaattaaaatgcgGTGAACTCCTTTtaattaaattgtaatttttgaaatttttgaaaggcaatttatggtattttgatattttatcATTTTGGTGTGCTACttagcatgaggcattttgagagctcattggtttcgggttccgtaggaactccgaagttaagcgagttcgcgcaagagcaTTCCAGGATGGATGATCcattaggaagttctcgtgtgaattcccagaaacaaaaccgtgagggcgtggtcaggacTTAAAGAGGATAATATCGTACTACGGTGGaatcgagcccgggatgtggtggggcatgggccaggatgtgacatacTTTATATAGATGAAATATATAACTTCTATCCCCTCCTGATTGAATTTAACATGAATTAATAAGGAATTTGAGATAATGGATTGGTTTACTCTCATTTATTTATAATCAATAAGCAAATGAAACatgctttaataaaaaattgagaTTATATGTAACatgctttaacaaaaaattgagattatatgtacatgctttaataaaaaaattgaaattatagATTAGTTTAAATGACGAGTGTGTCTatattatatacacacacatttcTCTTGTATTGAATAATCCATATATGTAACatgctttaataaaaaattaaaattatagaTTAAAAATACGTAATTACAGCTCAAATAACGTGTGTgtctatattatatatacacattTCCCTTGTAGTGAGGGATCCATATATACAAATTATATACGCTGAATATGACTTTTTGGTTTGGTCAAAGGCAAAATAGCTTCAAAGAAACAGAAACTTCTATTTGATGTTTTTAAACCTATCCAACCAATTCAAGGGAATGCTAGCATCTTACTGAAAATCAATTGAAAATAGGTGGAGAAACTCATGATCTTATggcctgtttggtatcctatttgaaattttttatcatttctcaaaacatttcttaagaacatttatcaaaaacaattttcttgaagactcaaaaacttttgtgatttaaaaattttaaatcttacgacttAAACTAGATAAAAAGATCTAAAAATAAGGAGttgcaagagagggagaaagaggagagatgaagaaagaaagtaatagatgattgaaggaaagagaaaaaaggGAGAGGATCggacgagatagagaggaagatgagtgagagaaagaaccgagaGAATGTATATTATAGCCAATTAGATGAGAGaggaaaaaggtaaaaaaaaaaaaagaggaaagagaaagaagaagaagaagagagagagagagagagagagagagagagagatttagagGGAGatgggaggagggagagaaaagaaatgagtaaatttaagtttaaaaactctaaaaactcactttttgttgtggtctattttatctgacagagggactagggccggcggcagagagagagaggagagagatgtgtgtttgtagaattgtaggggaatgtgtgtgttgttatccctcctacattgtgcctttatttatagtagtaaagggagagaagatattccttcttctccaagtaatacaagttgtaataggaaaggataactagaatcaaatcttatctaggatttacacaatcatacttaaactaggaatgtttacaacactcccccttgagtgggtaaatactcaaggtagattcagcatcatgcagaagttgaggaagtcgactcgtcggcattgattccaaggaacaacgcttattctcaataaggtaggaacttgcataagtagtaagtctcactaaaaaccctaaggctatggcaaaaacccaagtagggacaaaatccatagtctaaggaaaaatgcgtgagaaatgcaaagtcaaaagaaacgtctacaggacgtcatcagggatatgaccagcccaaggtgggtgcctcgttaaaacctagttaggtagcaaaaacccagtgggaaaaatgctcctaatcgtagggaaaaagagtacattaagatcaagcaagtatctagaagatactccccctgagtttgacataattccaaagagaaatagcaaagttacaactcagaaagtttacgcataccaattccatgaacaagcttctga
Protein-coding sequences here:
- the LOC103404877 gene encoding phenolic glucoside malonyltransferase 2-like encodes the protein MAKPGSVRVVEACSVAPKPSSRPDSAHPEDLSLPLTFFDLRWLRFPPSQSLFFYEMPSFDASHFFDSILPKLKTSLSATLQHFVPLAGNLTWPLDSPEPLLSYLKGNAIMLTIAESDADFHRLTSSNNFDIEAKEYHPLVPQLAMSHEKAAVLSLQITVFSNGGFSIGSAMHHAVLDGLSALLFFKFWGHLCKHGGGEGGGPPPLPSYDRKVIKDPAGLQEIYSNDWLRLGGPNNRSLLPLEVKRPGDSIRGTFEFTRAKIETLRRSVMRTMMTKNKEQADHSKLLHLSTFSLTCAYTWVCLVRAEETKTERVFFIIPVDCRSRLDPPLPPTYFGNCIAGHRAVAETNDLLGEDGMFVALKAISDVIKSLDKTLLEGAETWVSRMFNTLQPSADRIIPAAGSPRFEFYDAADFGWGRPTKHEVVSIDRTGTMSIQESKNGDGGVEVGLVLKKHYMEVFASLFAKDLEENLSRM